Proteins from a single region of Streptomyces vinaceus:
- a CDS encoding collagenase — protein sequence MSQHRAVRTSLLSAAVAVTLLASAGQAVSQTADRAPVAAPAPAAVPGTFTSGAPGANPFDEVDHLASPKEAAPATAQAPGGLAADGRVPGAAPAAAPAAHLTERGEKSRERAAVQAAPTARSVAAGVPCTLDGITGLSPEQLADFLADPAVTADGCLRGLIWTWDARLAPVMDDAHVQAVARRISGLAAAHDGRNSSHLEEMFTYLHAAVYHDFSREEIDLTDAATAAVMSRAVTDFGNAARTFDATASNARTLREALYSTGPGMRQTQLGLIKKVLTTLDASHPATSGDANWGGAALAALTVNYLGVYPGNQDAAFQAAAKADPGYRAAFKAFAGYTHLKGTTNAWVVRDALGEYGRFGQIEGLQDQISADLGGLLEPVKSAFGTGSEPWAKIVSWLNTYNACKQYGVCKEDIEKMLFPNTYTYDNGGIKVRTALDRATVDQLYYASKQVKTQFHRVVGTDQPLAGDPNTTLNIVLYASRADYVTYQTMLYGYGTENGGMYIENGATFYTYQRRVPQDSSLTLEELFRHEYTHYLNGRFAVPGFFGEGPWYEGDRTTAMDEGTAEFFDGATRDNGIAVRKSLVKGVMADTAGGGPRMTVEQLLNATYDGDGFRFYNYAGTFFEFLWTEKPSLLREMYTHLRANDVAGYDAWRHRMGADTYLQRDYNRFLDAQIAKVDQLYVPNTSYTPNDQLRDAALGSVKSAFATATYNTPDCVENGDSGKRRFTCTGRITANLKNWRSDDQNFKDMSETVDYFILDRAGAASNNLADMNCSFSPVEIWTDHKAGTSSYSCEGPLRS from the coding sequence GTGTCCCAGCACAGAGCTGTGCGTACGTCCCTCCTCTCCGCCGCCGTCGCCGTCACGCTCCTCGCCTCCGCCGGCCAGGCCGTGTCCCAGACCGCGGACCGGGCCCCCGTGGCCGCGCCCGCCCCGGCCGCCGTGCCCGGCACCTTCACCTCCGGCGCTCCCGGCGCGAACCCGTTCGACGAGGTCGACCACCTCGCCTCGCCCAAGGAGGCCGCGCCGGCGACGGCCCAGGCTCCGGGCGGGCTGGCCGCCGACGGCCGCGTCCCCGGCGCCGCCCCGGCCGCCGCCCCGGCCGCGCACCTCACCGAGCGCGGTGAGAAGAGCCGCGAGCGCGCCGCCGTCCAGGCCGCGCCCACGGCGCGCAGCGTCGCCGCGGGCGTCCCCTGCACCCTCGACGGGATCACGGGCCTGAGCCCGGAGCAGCTCGCCGACTTCCTCGCCGACCCGGCCGTCACCGCCGACGGCTGTCTGCGCGGGCTGATCTGGACCTGGGACGCCCGCCTCGCACCCGTCATGGACGACGCGCACGTCCAGGCCGTCGCCCGCCGGATATCCGGCCTGGCCGCCGCGCACGACGGCCGTAACTCCTCCCACCTGGAGGAGATGTTCACCTACCTCCACGCGGCCGTCTACCACGACTTCTCGCGCGAGGAGATCGACCTGACGGACGCCGCGACCGCCGCCGTCATGAGCCGGGCCGTCACCGACTTCGGCAACGCGGCCCGCACCTTCGACGCCACCGCCTCCAACGCCCGGACCCTGCGCGAGGCCCTCTACTCCACCGGCCCCGGCATGCGCCAGACCCAGCTCGGACTGATCAAGAAGGTCCTGACCACCCTGGACGCCTCGCACCCCGCCACCAGCGGCGACGCGAACTGGGGCGGCGCCGCCCTCGCGGCCCTCACGGTCAACTACCTCGGTGTGTACCCGGGCAACCAGGACGCCGCCTTCCAGGCCGCCGCCAAGGCCGACCCCGGCTACCGGGCCGCCTTCAAGGCCTTCGCCGGCTACACCCACCTCAAGGGCACCACCAACGCCTGGGTGGTGCGCGACGCGCTGGGCGAGTACGGCCGCTTCGGCCAGATCGAGGGACTCCAGGACCAGATATCCGCCGACCTCGGCGGCCTGCTGGAGCCGGTCAAGTCCGCCTTCGGGACCGGCAGCGAGCCCTGGGCCAAGATCGTCTCCTGGCTGAACACCTACAACGCGTGCAAGCAGTACGGGGTGTGCAAGGAGGACATCGAGAAGATGCTCTTCCCGAACACCTACACCTACGACAACGGCGGCATCAAGGTCCGCACGGCCCTGGACCGGGCCACCGTCGACCAGCTGTACTACGCGAGCAAGCAGGTCAAGACGCAGTTCCACCGGGTCGTCGGGACCGACCAGCCGCTGGCCGGCGACCCCAACACCACGCTGAACATCGTGCTGTACGCCTCCCGCGCCGACTACGTGACCTACCAGACGATGCTGTACGGATACGGCACGGAGAACGGCGGCATGTACATCGAGAACGGCGCCACGTTCTACACGTACCAGCGCCGTGTCCCGCAGGACTCCTCCCTCACCCTCGAAGAGCTCTTCCGGCACGAGTACACGCACTACCTCAACGGCCGTTTCGCCGTCCCCGGGTTCTTCGGCGAGGGCCCCTGGTACGAGGGCGACCGGACGACCGCCATGGACGAGGGCACGGCCGAGTTCTTCGACGGCGCCACCCGCGACAACGGCATCGCCGTCCGCAAGTCCCTGGTCAAGGGCGTCATGGCCGACACGGCCGGCGGCGGCCCGCGGATGACGGTCGAGCAGCTGCTGAACGCGACGTACGACGGCGACGGCTTCCGCTTCTACAACTACGCGGGCACCTTCTTCGAGTTCCTGTGGACCGAGAAGCCCTCGCTGCTGCGCGAGATGTACACCCACCTGCGGGCCAACGACGTGGCCGGGTACGACGCCTGGCGCCACCGCATGGGCGCGGACACCTACCTCCAGCGCGACTACAACCGCTTCCTGGACGCGCAGATCGCCAAGGTCGACCAGCTGTACGTGCCGAACACCAGCTACACGCCCAACGACCAGCTGCGCGACGCGGCGCTGGGATCCGTGAAGTCGGCCTTCGCGACGGCCACGTACAACACCCCGGACTGCGTGGAGAACGGCGACTCCGGCAAGCGCCGGTTCACCTGTACCGGCCGGATCACCGCCAACCTGAAGAACTGGCGCAGCGACGACCAGAACTTCAAGGACATGTCGGAGACGGTGGACTACTTCATCCTCGACCGGGCGGGCGCGGCCTCCAACAACCTGGCCGACATGAACTGCTCCTTCAGCCCCGTGGAGATCTGGACCGACCACAAGGCGGGCACGTCGAGCTACAGCTGCGAGGGCCCGCTGCGCAGCTGA
- a CDS encoding aminopeptidase P family protein: protein MTDTPSRLNIGSHDLPVSPELSRFMAADWAPSPLPDTARVSAYEVTPVRRERLSARFPGERLIIPAGELKVRTNDCDHRFRPHSAYAWLTGLTGEDQVGHVLVLEPSGPHGHEPVLYLRPRSPRSGGNEEFYRDRRYGEFWVGRRPDLAEAERLTGLRCAHLDDLGSPAGRDAATDTELAAALSELRLVKDAWEVGQLQLAVDHTAAGFEDVVRALPRALAHPRGERWIEGVFGLRARAEGNGTGYDTIAASGAHACVLHWIRNDGRLDRGDLLLLDAGVETDSLYTADITRTLPLSGRFSPVQRQVYELVLAAQDAGIAALRPGASFRDFHRAGMRVIAEGLAEWGVLKDARGDLHRRYTLCSSGHMLGLDVHDCAKARAETYLDGVLEEGQVLTVEPGLYLQPDDETLPPELRGIGVRIEDDLVITAEGARLMSGALPRTVAGIEEWMGNLLAG from the coding sequence ATGACCGACACCCCCTCCCGACTCAACATCGGCAGCCACGACCTCCCGGTATCACCGGAGTTGTCCCGCTTCATGGCCGCCGACTGGGCGCCGTCCCCCCTCCCCGACACCGCGCGGGTGTCCGCGTACGAGGTCACCCCGGTCCGGCGCGAGCGGCTCTCGGCGCGCTTCCCGGGGGAGCGGCTGATCATCCCGGCCGGCGAACTCAAGGTCCGCACCAACGACTGCGACCACCGCTTCCGCCCGCACAGCGCGTACGCCTGGCTGACCGGGCTGACCGGCGAGGACCAGGTGGGCCACGTCCTGGTCCTGGAGCCCTCCGGCCCGCACGGCCACGAGCCCGTGCTGTACCTGCGCCCCCGCTCCCCGCGCTCCGGCGGCAACGAGGAGTTCTACCGGGACCGCCGCTACGGGGAGTTCTGGGTCGGCCGCCGCCCCGACCTGGCCGAGGCCGAGCGGCTGACCGGCCTGCGCTGCGCCCACCTGGACGATCTCGGCTCCCCGGCGGGCCGCGACGCCGCCACCGACACCGAACTGGCCGCCGCCCTGTCGGAGCTGCGCCTGGTGAAGGACGCCTGGGAGGTCGGGCAGCTCCAGCTCGCCGTCGACCACACCGCCGCCGGTTTCGAGGACGTCGTACGGGCGCTGCCGCGCGCCCTGGCGCACCCGCGCGGCGAGCGGTGGATCGAGGGGGTGTTCGGCCTGCGCGCGCGGGCGGAGGGCAACGGCACCGGGTACGACACGATCGCCGCCTCGGGCGCGCACGCGTGCGTGCTGCACTGGATCCGCAACGACGGCCGGCTCGACCGCGGCGATCTGCTGCTGCTGGACGCGGGCGTGGAGACCGACAGCCTCTACACCGCGGACATCACGCGCACCCTCCCGCTGTCGGGGCGGTTCTCCCCCGTCCAGCGGCAGGTGTACGAACTGGTCCTGGCCGCGCAGGACGCGGGCATCGCGGCGCTGCGCCCGGGCGCCAGCTTCCGGGACTTCCACCGGGCCGGGATGCGGGTGATCGCGGAGGGGCTGGCGGAGTGGGGCGTCCTGAAGGACGCGCGGGGCGATCTGCACCGGCGGTACACGCTGTGCAGCAGCGGTCACATGCTGGGGCTCGACGTCCACGACTGCGCGAAGGCGCGCGCGGAGACCTACCTGGACGGGGTGCTGGAGGAGGGCCAGGTGCTGACGGTCGAGCCGGGCCTGTACCTCCAGCCGGACGACGAGACCCTGCCGCCGGAGCTTCGGGGCATCGGCGTGCGCATCGAGGACGACCTGGTCATCACGGCGGAGGGCGCCCGGCTGATGTCGGGCGCCCTGCCCCGCACGGTCGCGGGGATCGAGGAGTGGATGGGGAACCTGCTCGCCGGCTGA
- a CDS encoding RidA family protein: protein MSLERINPAELSPATGFSHAVAASGTRLVFLAGQTALDTEGKVVGEDLPGQFERALGNLLAALAAAGGTPADLARVTVYTVDVEAYRVHAPELGRIWRRLAGRDYPAMAVIGVVRLWDEPALVELDGIAVLGTG, encoded by the coding sequence GTGAGCCTGGAGCGGATCAATCCGGCGGAGCTCTCCCCGGCGACGGGTTTCTCGCACGCCGTGGCCGCGAGCGGCACCCGGCTCGTCTTCCTGGCGGGCCAGACCGCGCTCGACACCGAGGGCAAGGTGGTGGGGGAGGACCTGCCCGGGCAGTTCGAACGCGCGCTGGGCAACCTGCTGGCCGCCCTCGCCGCGGCGGGCGGCACTCCGGCGGACCTGGCCCGGGTGACCGTGTACACGGTCGACGTGGAGGCGTACCGCGTGCACGCGCCCGAACTGGGCCGTATCTGGCGCCGGCTGGCCGGCCGGGACTATCCGGCGATGGCCGTCATCGGGGTCGTCCGGCTCTGGGACGAGCCCGCCCTGGTGGAACTGGACGGTATCGCCGTACTCGGTACGGGCTAG
- a CDS encoding acyl-CoA dehydrogenase family protein translates to MTGFALGAEQEEWCGQLRALAAERLRPLADKGEPGRVNRPLLAALGELGLLERVFTSGALELCLLRESLAYGCTEAETALALQGLGAHPVLASGTQEQRARWLPEVRAGRAVAAFALSEPGAGSDAAALALEAVRDTGSAADRDGGGWRLSGEKCWISNAPEADFYTVFARTGEGPAAKGVTAFLVPADRAGLCGEPLDMLSPHPIGRLSFDGVPVGPQDLLGEPGRGFRVAMDTLNRFRPSVGAFAVGMARAALDATLAYTAARRAFGGVLGDLQAVGHRVAEMATRTEAARLLVYAAAGAYDAGSPDVPRRSAMAKLLATETAQYVVDHAVQLHGAVALQRGHLLEHLYREVRAPRIYEGASEVQRTIIAKELYR, encoded by the coding sequence ATGACCGGATTCGCGCTCGGGGCGGAACAAGAGGAGTGGTGCGGGCAGCTGCGCGCGCTGGCGGCGGAGCGGCTGCGGCCGCTCGCCGACAAGGGGGAGCCGGGGCGGGTCAACCGCCCGCTGCTCGCGGCGCTGGGCGAGCTGGGCCTGCTGGAGCGGGTCTTCACCTCGGGGGCGCTGGAGCTCTGCCTGCTCCGCGAATCCCTCGCGTACGGGTGCACGGAGGCGGAGACGGCCCTCGCCCTGCAGGGCCTGGGGGCGCATCCGGTGCTCGCCTCGGGTACGCAGGAGCAGCGGGCGCGCTGGCTGCCGGAGGTACGGGCCGGGCGGGCGGTGGCCGCCTTCGCGCTGAGCGAGCCGGGGGCGGGCTCGGACGCGGCGGCACTGGCGCTGGAGGCCGTACGGGACACCGGGAGCGCGGCGGACCGGGACGGCGGCGGCTGGCGGCTCAGCGGGGAGAAGTGCTGGATCTCCAACGCCCCCGAAGCGGACTTCTACACGGTGTTCGCCCGGACGGGCGAGGGCCCCGCGGCCAAGGGGGTCACCGCCTTCCTGGTCCCGGCCGACCGGGCCGGGCTCTGCGGCGAGCCGCTGGACATGCTCTCCCCGCATCCGATCGGGCGGCTGTCCTTCGACGGGGTCCCGGTGGGCCCGCAGGACCTGCTCGGCGAGCCCGGCCGGGGCTTTCGCGTGGCGATGGACACCCTGAACCGGTTCCGGCCCAGCGTGGGCGCCTTCGCCGTGGGCATGGCCCGGGCCGCCCTGGACGCGACCTTGGCGTACACGGCGGCCCGCCGCGCCTTCGGCGGCGTCCTGGGGGACCTCCAGGCGGTGGGCCACCGGGTGGCGGAGATGGCCACCCGGACCGAGGCCGCCCGGCTCCTGGTGTACGCGGCGGCGGGCGCGTACGACGCCGGCTCGCCGGACGTCCCGCGCCGGTCGGCGATGGCCAAACTGCTCGCGACGGAGACCGCCCAGTACGTGGTGGACCACGCGGTGCAGCTGCACGGGGCCGTCGCCCTCCAGCGCGGCCACCTGCTGGAGCACCTGTACCGGGAGGTCCGGGCGCCGAGGATCTACGAGGGCGCCAGCGAGGTCCAGCGCACCATCATCGCGAAGGAGCTCTACCGGTGA
- a CDS encoding AMP-binding protein has translation MELKPSAHADTFARDHLPPPHAWPRLLFELPELAYPDRLNCGAELLDATIDRFGPDRPAFRSGTGEVWSYGGLRARVDRIAHVLTADLGVVPGNRVLLRGPTGPWLAACWLAVMKAGAVAVTVLAQQRAQELATVCAMARVGHALCHADVLDDLAKAEVPGLRITPYGGEGADDLLRLADRYRAPFPAVETSADDVALIAFTSGTTGRPKGCMHFHRDLLSVADTFSRNVLRPRPDDVFAGSPPLGFTFGLGGLVVFPLRAGASALLLDQAVPRRLLPALAQHRVSVLFTAPTAYRAMLDELGTGEVGTYDLSALRRCVSAGENLPAATWQAWYERTGLRIINGIGATELLHIFISAADEDIRPGTTGRVVPGWQARVVDASGRPVADNEPGLLAVRGPVGCRYLADPRQEEYVRDGWNLTGDTYVRDPEGYFRYVARADDMIVSAGYNIAGPEVEEALMRHPDVVEAAVVGRPDERRGQIVVAYAVVRAGAEPDEEALRAFMRAELAPYKCPRAFVFLPALPRTATGKLQRFRLRDTASPA, from the coding sequence TTGGAGCTCAAGCCTTCCGCCCACGCCGACACCTTCGCGCGCGATCATCTGCCGCCGCCGCACGCCTGGCCGCGGCTCCTCTTCGAGCTCCCCGAACTGGCCTACCCGGACCGGCTCAACTGCGGCGCGGAGCTGCTCGACGCCACCATCGACCGGTTCGGCCCGGACCGCCCCGCCTTCCGCAGCGGCACCGGCGAGGTGTGGTCGTACGGCGGGCTGCGGGCGCGCGTGGACCGCATCGCCCACGTGCTCACGGCCGACCTCGGCGTGGTCCCCGGGAACCGGGTGCTCCTGCGCGGCCCCACCGGGCCCTGGCTCGCCGCGTGCTGGCTGGCGGTGATGAAGGCGGGCGCGGTGGCGGTGACGGTCCTGGCCCAGCAGCGGGCGCAGGAGCTGGCCACGGTCTGCGCGATGGCCCGGGTAGGGCACGCGCTGTGTCACGCGGACGTGCTGGACGACCTGGCCAAGGCGGAGGTGCCCGGCCTGCGGATCACCCCGTACGGCGGGGAGGGCGCCGACGACCTGCTGCGGCTGGCCGACCGGTACCGGGCGCCCTTCCCCGCCGTGGAGACCTCCGCCGACGACGTGGCCCTGATCGCGTTCACCTCGGGGACCACCGGCCGCCCCAAGGGCTGCATGCACTTCCACCGCGATCTGCTCTCGGTCGCCGACACCTTCTCCCGCAACGTCCTGCGCCCCCGCCCCGACGACGTCTTCGCGGGCAGTCCGCCCCTCGGCTTCACCTTCGGGCTGGGCGGCCTGGTCGTCTTCCCGCTGCGGGCCGGGGCCTCGGCGCTCCTGCTCGACCAGGCGGTCCCGCGCCGGCTGCTGCCGGCCCTCGCCCAGCACCGGGTCTCGGTGCTGTTTACCGCGCCGACCGCGTACCGGGCGATGCTGGACGAGCTCGGGACGGGCGAGGTGGGCACGTACGACCTGTCCGCGCTGCGCCGCTGCGTCTCGGCGGGCGAGAACCTCCCGGCGGCCACCTGGCAGGCCTGGTACGAGCGCACCGGACTGCGCATCATCAACGGCATCGGCGCCACCGAGCTGCTGCACATCTTCATCTCCGCGGCCGACGAGGACATCCGCCCGGGGACGACCGGCCGCGTGGTGCCGGGCTGGCAGGCCCGGGTCGTGGACGCCTCCGGGCGGCCGGTCGCGGACAACGAGCCGGGGCTGCTGGCGGTGCGCGGCCCGGTGGGCTGCCGGTATCTGGCGGATCCGCGGCAGGAGGAGTACGTACGGGACGGCTGGAACCTGACCGGCGACACCTACGTCCGCGATCCGGAGGGCTACTTCCGGTACGTCGCCCGGGCCGACGACATGATCGTCTCGGCGGGCTACAACATCGCGGGCCCGGAGGTGGAGGAAGCCCTGATGCGCCACCCGGACGTGGTGGAGGCGGCGGTGGTGGGCCGCCCGGACGAGCGACGCGGGCAGATCGTGGTGGCGTACGCCGTCGTACGGGCGGGCGCGGAGCCGGACGAGGAGGCCCTGCGCGCGTTCATGCGGGCGGAGCTGGCCCCGTACAAGTGCCCGCGCGCCTTCGTCTTCCTCCCGGCCCTCCCCCGGACGGCGACGGGCAAACTGCAGCGCTTCCGGCTGCGCGACACCGCGAGCCCGGCCTGA
- a CDS encoding PaaX family transcriptional regulator, protein MVEQHTPRSLIVTFYGAYGRSFEGPVPVSALVRLLGAAGVDAPSVRSSVSRLKRRGFLLPQRAADGSAGYALSAEARQLLDDGDRRIYGQRGADPAGEWLLAVFSVPEQERHKRHLLRSRLARLGFGAVAPGVWIAPAHLYEETGHTLDRLHLTAYVELFRGGHLGFAPTADAVARWWDLTSLAKQHEEFLDLHEPVLRALQSGPAPTAEEAYRGYLLALDTWRRLPYADPGLPRELLPADWPGDRAAAVFTELHARLREPGAAFVEP, encoded by the coding sequence GTGGTCGAGCAGCACACTCCGCGATCTCTGATCGTCACGTTCTACGGCGCCTACGGGCGGTCCTTCGAGGGACCGGTCCCGGTGTCCGCGCTTGTCCGCCTGTTGGGGGCGGCCGGCGTGGACGCCCCGTCGGTCCGCTCGTCGGTGTCCCGGCTGAAGCGGCGCGGCTTCCTGCTGCCCCAGCGCGCCGCGGACGGCTCGGCGGGGTACGCGCTCTCCGCGGAGGCCCGGCAGCTGCTGGACGACGGCGACCGGCGGATCTACGGGCAGCGGGGCGCGGACCCGGCGGGGGAATGGCTGCTGGCGGTGTTCTCCGTACCGGAGCAGGAACGGCACAAGCGGCACCTGCTGCGCTCGCGGCTCGCGCGCCTGGGCTTCGGCGCGGTGGCGCCGGGGGTGTGGATCGCCCCGGCCCACCTGTACGAGGAGACCGGGCACACCCTGGACCGGCTGCACCTGACGGCGTACGTGGAGCTGTTCCGCGGCGGCCACCTGGGCTTCGCCCCGACCGCCGACGCGGTGGCCCGGTGGTGGGACCTGACCTCGCTGGCCAAGCAGCACGAGGAATTCCTCGACCTGCACGAGCCGGTGCTGCGCGCCCTGCAGTCGGGCCCGGCCCCCACCGCGGAGGAGGCCTACCGCGGCTACCTGCTCGCCCTGGACACCTGGCGGCGCCTGCCGTACGCCGACCCGGGCCTGCCCCGCGAACTGCTGCCCGCGGACTGGCCGGGCGACCGCGCGGCGGCGGTCTTCACGGAACTCCACGCCCGCCTCCGCGAACCCGGAGCGGCCTTCGTCGAACCCTAG
- a CDS encoding bifunctional salicylyl-CoA 5-hydroxylase/oxidoreductase codes for MRAGSALRVAVVGGGPGGLYAAALLARQGHTVEVWEKNAPEATFGFGVVLSDETLGGIERADTVVYAALGAEFVRWDDIDIVHRGRLLTSGGHGFAALGRRRLLEILHERCAGLGVRLRFRTPAPAAAALAASYDLVVAADGVHSATRQGGAAHFRPTLTSGRCRYIWLAADFAFDAFRFEIAETEHGVMQLHAYPYSADASTVIVEMHEDVWRAAGFDLCDEAESAARCAKIFGEALRGRPLHGNRSAWTEFRTVVNERWSHGNVVLLGDAAHTAHFSIGSGTKLAVEDALALAEAVATEPDVPAALAAYEAARRPAVASTQRAAAASMRWFEELAGYVDQPARQFAFNLLTRSRRVTHDNLRLRDERFTRAVERDFGCPDEHTPPMFTPLKLRGLTLRNRVVVSPMDMYSAPDGDGTPGDFHLVHLGARALGGAGLVMTEMVCVSAEGRITPGCTGLYTAAQARAWTRIADFVHGSAPGTALGVQLGHSGRKGSTRVMWEGMDDPLPEGNWPLVAASELPYRPGVSAVPRALTEADLASIRSDFAAAAVRAAGCGFDLLELHCAHGYLLSGFLSPLTNHRTDAYGGPLENRLRFPLEVFDAVRAVWPADRPMTVRISATDWAPGGTSAQDAVDIAAAFAAHGADAIDVSTGQVVADESPEYGRSYQTPYADRIRNALGVPVIAVGAISSWDDVNSLLLAGRADLCAVGRPHLYDPHWTLHAAAEQSYAGPAAPWPTPYQAGSRTPPTGRG; via the coding sequence ATGCGGGCAGGCAGCGCATTGCGGGTCGCCGTCGTCGGCGGCGGGCCCGGGGGCCTGTACGCCGCCGCGCTGCTGGCCCGCCAGGGCCACACGGTGGAGGTGTGGGAGAAGAACGCCCCCGAGGCCACCTTCGGCTTCGGCGTGGTGCTCTCCGACGAGACCCTCGGCGGCATCGAACGGGCCGACACGGTGGTCTACGCGGCCCTCGGCGCCGAGTTCGTACGCTGGGACGACATCGACATCGTGCACCGGGGGCGGCTGCTGACCTCCGGCGGGCACGGTTTCGCGGCCCTCGGCCGGCGGCGGCTGCTGGAGATCCTCCACGAGCGCTGCGCCGGACTCGGGGTCAGGCTCCGCTTCCGCACCCCCGCACCCGCCGCCGCGGCCCTGGCGGCCTCGTACGACCTGGTCGTCGCGGCCGACGGGGTGCACAGCGCGACCCGGCAGGGCGGCGCCGCGCACTTCCGCCCGACGCTCACGAGCGGGCGGTGCCGTTACATCTGGCTCGCCGCCGACTTCGCCTTCGACGCGTTCCGCTTCGAGATCGCGGAGACCGAGCACGGCGTCATGCAGCTGCACGCCTACCCGTACTCCGCGGACGCTTCCACCGTCATCGTGGAGATGCACGAGGACGTCTGGCGCGCCGCCGGCTTCGACCTGTGCGACGAGGCCGAGTCGGCCGCGCGCTGCGCCAAGATCTTCGGCGAGGCCCTGCGCGGGCGCCCGCTGCACGGCAACCGCTCGGCGTGGACCGAGTTCCGTACGGTCGTCAACGAGCGGTGGTCGCACGGGAACGTCGTCCTGCTCGGGGACGCGGCGCACACCGCGCACTTCTCCATCGGCTCCGGCACGAAGCTGGCGGTGGAGGACGCGCTCGCGCTGGCCGAGGCCGTGGCCACGGAGCCGGACGTACCCGCCGCCCTCGCCGCCTACGAAGCCGCCCGGCGGCCGGCGGTGGCCTCGACCCAGCGGGCCGCCGCCGCCAGCATGCGCTGGTTCGAGGAACTCGCAGGGTACGTGGACCAGCCCGCCCGGCAGTTCGCCTTCAACCTGCTCACCCGCAGCCGCCGGGTGACCCACGACAACCTGCGGCTGCGCGACGAGCGGTTCACCCGGGCCGTGGAACGCGACTTCGGCTGCCCGGACGAGCACACCCCGCCGATGTTCACGCCGCTGAAGCTGCGTGGGCTGACCCTGCGCAACCGGGTCGTGGTCTCCCCGATGGACATGTACAGCGCCCCGGACGGCGACGGGACGCCCGGGGACTTCCACCTGGTGCACCTGGGGGCGCGGGCCCTCGGCGGAGCCGGCCTGGTGATGACCGAGATGGTCTGCGTATCGGCCGAGGGCCGCATCACCCCCGGCTGCACCGGCCTGTACACGGCCGCGCAGGCGCGGGCCTGGACCCGGATCGCCGACTTCGTGCACGGCTCCGCGCCCGGCACCGCCCTCGGCGTCCAGCTCGGCCACTCGGGCCGCAAGGGCTCGACGCGGGTGATGTGGGAGGGCATGGACGACCCGCTCCCGGAAGGCAACTGGCCGCTGGTGGCCGCCTCGGAACTGCCCTACCGGCCGGGCGTCTCGGCCGTCCCGCGCGCACTGACCGAGGCGGACCTCGCCTCGATCCGCTCCGATTTCGCGGCCGCCGCCGTGCGGGCCGCGGGCTGCGGGTTCGACCTGCTGGAACTGCACTGCGCCCACGGCTACCTGCTGTCCGGCTTCCTGTCCCCGCTCACCAACCACCGCACGGACGCCTACGGCGGCCCCCTGGAGAACCGGCTCCGCTTCCCGCTGGAGGTCTTCGACGCGGTCCGCGCCGTCTGGCCCGCGGACCGGCCGATGACCGTCCGCATCTCGGCCACCGACTGGGCCCCCGGCGGGACGTCCGCCCAGGACGCGGTGGACATCGCGGCCGCCTTCGCCGCGCACGGCGCCGACGCCATCGACGTGTCGACCGGGCAGGTGGTGGCGGACGAGAGCCCCGAGTACGGGCGCTCGTACCAGACCCCCTACGCGGACCGGATCCGCAACGCGCTCGGCGTCCCCGTCATCGCCGTCGGCGCGATCTCCTCCTGGGACGACGTGAACTCCCTCCTGCTGGCGGGCCGCGCGGACCTCTGCGCCGTGGGCCGCCCCCACCTGTACGACCCCCACTGGACCCTGCACGCGGCCGCCGAACAGTCCTACGCGGGCCCGGCCGCCCCCTGGCCCACCCCCTACCAGGCCGGCAGCCGCACCCCCCCGACCGGCCGCGGCTGA
- a CDS encoding enoyl-CoA hydratase family protein has product MSPFIGSTAATERWRHLRVTRQDGVATVTLDRPEKLNALTFGAYADLRDLLAELSRERTVRALVLGGEGRGFCSGGDVDEIIGATLAMDTSQLLDFNRMTGQVVRAIRECPFPVIAAVHGVAAGAGAVLALASDFRIADPTARFAFLFTRVGLSGGDMGAAYLLPRVVGLGHATRLLMLGEAVRAPEAERIGLLSEVTEEGKAGVRAAELAAHLAAGPALAYAQTKALLTAELDMPLAASVELDANTQALLMNGRDYAEFHAAFTGKRPPEWKGR; this is encoded by the coding sequence GTGAGCCCCTTCATCGGTTCCACAGCAGCGACCGAACGGTGGCGCCACCTGCGGGTGACCCGGCAGGACGGCGTGGCCACCGTCACCCTCGACCGCCCCGAGAAACTCAACGCCCTCACCTTCGGCGCCTACGCCGACCTGCGCGACCTGCTCGCCGAGCTCTCCCGCGAGCGCACCGTGCGCGCCCTCGTCCTCGGCGGCGAGGGGCGCGGCTTCTGCTCCGGCGGGGACGTCGACGAGATCATCGGCGCCACCCTCGCCATGGACACCTCCCAGCTCCTCGATTTCAACCGGATGACCGGCCAGGTGGTCCGCGCCATCCGAGAATGCCCCTTCCCGGTGATCGCCGCCGTACACGGGGTCGCCGCGGGCGCCGGGGCCGTCCTCGCCCTCGCCTCCGACTTCCGCATCGCCGACCCCACCGCCCGTTTCGCGTTCCTCTTCACCCGCGTCGGCCTCTCCGGCGGGGACATGGGCGCCGCGTACCTGCTGCCCCGCGTCGTCGGCCTCGGCCACGCGACCCGGCTGCTGATGCTCGGAGAGGCCGTCCGCGCACCGGAGGCCGAGCGCATCGGCCTGCTCAGCGAGGTCACCGAGGAGGGCAAGGCCGGCGTACGGGCCGCCGAGCTCGCCGCCCACCTCGCCGCCGGGCCGGCCCTCGCCTACGCGCAGACCAAGGCACTGCTGACCGCCGAACTCGACATGCCGCTCGCGGCCTCGGTCGAGCTCGACGCCAACACCCAGGCCCTGCTGATGAACGGCCGGGACTACGCCGAGTTCCACGCCGCCTTCACCGGGAAGCGGCCGCCGGAGTGGAAGGGCAGGTAG